A single region of the Malus sylvestris chromosome 8, drMalSylv7.2, whole genome shotgun sequence genome encodes:
- the LOC126632434 gene encoding uncharacterized protein LOC126632434 isoform X1 produces MGSLCAIDVPLQYPTARRDESVVDDYHGVKVADPYRWLEDPDSEETKEFVQKQVELTQSVLKECDTRGKLGEKITKLFDHPRYDAPRKRGNKYFYFHNTGLQPQSVLYVQDSLDGKAEVLLDPNTLSEDGTVSLNASAVSEDAKYLAYALSTSGSDWATIKVMRVEDKTVEPETISWVKFSVISWTHDHKGFFYSRYPAPKEGKDVDAGTETNVNLYHELYYHFVGTDQSEDILCWKDSENPKSLFEADVTEDGKYILLYVEEGCDPVNKFYYCDMSALLNGLEGLRGKNDLLPVIKVIDKFDAQYRVIANDDTVFTLLTNKDAPKYKLARVDLKEPTVWTDVLPESEKDVLESASAVNGTQMIVSYLSDVKYIVQIRDLKSGNLLHQLPIDIGSVHRFSARREDSRVFFGFTSFLTPGIIYQCNLDSEIPELKVFREITVPGFERSEFHVDQVFIPSKDGTKIPMFLMARKNIPLNGSHPCLLYGYGGFNVSITPSFSVSRSVLIRHLGVVYCIANIRGGGEYGEEWHKAGSLSKKQNCFDDFISAAEYLVSAGYTQPSKLCIEGGSNGGLLVGACINKRSDLFGCALAHVGVMDMLRFHKFTIGHAWTSDFGCSDKEEEFHWLIEYSPLHNVKRPWEQHATQPHQYPCTMLLTADHDDRVVPLHSLKFLATLQYVLSTSLEKSPQTNPIIGRIECKAGHGAGRPTQKMIDEAADRYSFMAKMLGASWIE; encoded by the exons ATGGGTTCCCTCTGTGCCATAGACGTCCCCTTGCAGTACCCTACCGCTCGCCGAGACGAGTCCGTCGTCGACGACTATCACGGCGTCAAGGTCGCCGATCCTTACAGATG GCTTGAAGATCCCGACTCCGAAGAGACGAAAGAGTTCGTACAGAAACAAGTAGAACTGACGCAGTCGGTTCTGAAGGAATGCGATACGAGAGGGAAGCTTGGCGAGAAGATCACCAAGCTTTTCGATCACCCGCGTTATGATGCACCTCGTAAGCGAGGGAATAAGTACTTCTACTTCCACAACACTGGGCTTCAACCCCAAAGTGTCCTATACGTGCAG GATAGTTTGGATGGAAAAGCAGAGGTGTTGCTTGATCCCAATACGCTTAGCGAAGATGGGACTGTATCTTTGAACGCTTCTGCAGTAAGCGAGGACGCCAAGTACTTGGCCTATGCCCTTAGTACAAGTGGCAGTGATTGGGCAACGATTAAGGTGATGCGGGTTGAGGATAAGACGGTTGAACCTGAAACTATATCTTGG GTCAAGTTTTCGGTTATTAGCTGGACACATGATCATAAAGGGTTTTTCTACAGCCGCTATCCAGCTCCTAA AGAAGGAAAAGATGTTGATGCTGGGACAGAGACCAACGTGAATCTTTATCATGAGTTATACTATCATTTTGTGGGTACAGATCAATCAGAAGACATATTATGCTGGAAGGATTCTGAAAATCCTAAATCCTTGTTTGAAGCTGATGTTACAGAAGATGGGAAG TATATTCTTTTGTATGTTGAGGAGGGTTGCGACCCGGTCAACAAATTTTATTACTGTGACATGTCTGCACTTCTTAATGGGCTTGAAGGTCTAAGGGGGAAAAATGATTTACTGCCAGTTATCAAggttattgataaatttgatgcGCAATATCGTGTCATTGCAAATGATGACACTGTGTTTACTCTTCTGACAAATAAAGATGCTCCAAAATATAAGTTGGCCCGAGTTGATCTGAAGGAGCCAACTGTGTGGACTGACGTTCTTCCAGAATCTGAAAAGGATGTGCTTGAATCAGCATCTGCTGTAAATGGCACCCAAATGATTGTTAGTTACTTGAGTGACGTGAAGTATATTGTACAGATAAGGGATCTGAAATCAGGTAACTTGCTGCATCAATTACCGATTGACATTGGATCGGTTCATAGGTTTTCGGCAAGACGTGAAGACAGTAGAGTCTTTTTTGGGTTTACAAGTTTCCTTACTCCTGGTATAATATATCAGTGTAATCTAGACAGTGAAATCCCGGAGTTGAAGGTATTTCGCGAAATTACGGTTCCTGGGTTTGAACGCTCAGAGTTCCATGTTGATCAG GTATTCATTCCCAGTAAAGATGGCACTAAGATACCAATGTTTTTAATGGCCAGAAAGAACATTCCTTTGAATGGATCACATCCGTGCTTGCTATACGGATATGGTGGATTTAACGTTAGTATTACGCCTTCATTCAGTGTTAGTCGCAGTGTACTTATAAGGCATTTAGGTGTCGTGTACTGCATAGCCAATATTCGTGGGGGTGGAGAGTACGGTGAGGAATGGCATAAAGCAGGCTCCCTTTCTAAAAAGCAAAATTGCTTCGATGACTTCATTTCTGCAGCTGAATACCTTGTATCTGCCGGTTATACCCAACCCAGCAAGTTGTGTATTGAAGGTGGAAGTAATGGCGGGCTGCTGGTTGGAGCTTGCATAAATAAG AGGTCCGATCTTTTTGGTTGTGCACTGGCTCATGTTGGTGTTATGGATATGCTACGGTTCCACAAGTTTACCATAG GTCATGCCTGGACTTCGGATTTTGGCTGCTCTGACAAGGAGGAAGAGTTCCATTGGTTAATTGA GTACTCGCCTTTACACAATGTCAAGAGACCATGGGAACAACATGCAACCCAACCTCACCAATACCCATGTACAATGCTATTGACCGCGGATCATGACGACCGAGTTGTACCATTACACTCGTTGAAATTTTTGGCG ACACTGCAATATGTTCTGAGCACAAGTTTGGAGAAGAGCCCACAGACAAATCCGATTATTGGTCGCATTGAGTGCAAGGCAGGGCATGGAGCTGGACGTCCAACCCAGAAAATG ATTGATGAAGCAGCTGACCGGTACAGTTTCATGGCTAAGATGTTGGGTGCATCATGGATAGAGTAG
- the LOC126632434 gene encoding uncharacterized protein LOC126632434 isoform X2, with protein MRVEDKTVEPETISWVKFSVISWTHDHKGFFYSRYPAPKEGKDVDAGTETNVNLYHELYYHFVGTDQSEDILCWKDSENPKSLFEADVTEDGKYILLYVEEGCDPVNKFYYCDMSALLNGLEGLRGKNDLLPVIKVIDKFDAQYRVIANDDTVFTLLTNKDAPKYKLARVDLKEPTVWTDVLPESEKDVLESASAVNGTQMIVSYLSDVKYIVQIRDLKSGNLLHQLPIDIGSVHRFSARREDSRVFFGFTSFLTPGIIYQCNLDSEIPELKVFREITVPGFERSEFHVDQVFIPSKDGTKIPMFLMARKNIPLNGSHPCLLYGYGGFNVSITPSFSVSRSVLIRHLGVVYCIANIRGGGEYGEEWHKAGSLSKKQNCFDDFISAAEYLVSAGYTQPSKLCIEGGSNGGLLVGACINKRSDLFGCALAHVGVMDMLRFHKFTIGHAWTSDFGCSDKEEEFHWLIEYSPLHNVKRPWEQHATQPHQYPCTMLLTADHDDRVVPLHSLKFLATLQYVLSTSLEKSPQTNPIIGRIECKAGHGAGRPTQKMIDEAADRYSFMAKMLGASWIE; from the exons ATGCGGGTTGAGGATAAGACGGTTGAACCTGAAACTATATCTTGG GTCAAGTTTTCGGTTATTAGCTGGACACATGATCATAAAGGGTTTTTCTACAGCCGCTATCCAGCTCCTAA AGAAGGAAAAGATGTTGATGCTGGGACAGAGACCAACGTGAATCTTTATCATGAGTTATACTATCATTTTGTGGGTACAGATCAATCAGAAGACATATTATGCTGGAAGGATTCTGAAAATCCTAAATCCTTGTTTGAAGCTGATGTTACAGAAGATGGGAAG TATATTCTTTTGTATGTTGAGGAGGGTTGCGACCCGGTCAACAAATTTTATTACTGTGACATGTCTGCACTTCTTAATGGGCTTGAAGGTCTAAGGGGGAAAAATGATTTACTGCCAGTTATCAAggttattgataaatttgatgcGCAATATCGTGTCATTGCAAATGATGACACTGTGTTTACTCTTCTGACAAATAAAGATGCTCCAAAATATAAGTTGGCCCGAGTTGATCTGAAGGAGCCAACTGTGTGGACTGACGTTCTTCCAGAATCTGAAAAGGATGTGCTTGAATCAGCATCTGCTGTAAATGGCACCCAAATGATTGTTAGTTACTTGAGTGACGTGAAGTATATTGTACAGATAAGGGATCTGAAATCAGGTAACTTGCTGCATCAATTACCGATTGACATTGGATCGGTTCATAGGTTTTCGGCAAGACGTGAAGACAGTAGAGTCTTTTTTGGGTTTACAAGTTTCCTTACTCCTGGTATAATATATCAGTGTAATCTAGACAGTGAAATCCCGGAGTTGAAGGTATTTCGCGAAATTACGGTTCCTGGGTTTGAACGCTCAGAGTTCCATGTTGATCAG GTATTCATTCCCAGTAAAGATGGCACTAAGATACCAATGTTTTTAATGGCCAGAAAGAACATTCCTTTGAATGGATCACATCCGTGCTTGCTATACGGATATGGTGGATTTAACGTTAGTATTACGCCTTCATTCAGTGTTAGTCGCAGTGTACTTATAAGGCATTTAGGTGTCGTGTACTGCATAGCCAATATTCGTGGGGGTGGAGAGTACGGTGAGGAATGGCATAAAGCAGGCTCCCTTTCTAAAAAGCAAAATTGCTTCGATGACTTCATTTCTGCAGCTGAATACCTTGTATCTGCCGGTTATACCCAACCCAGCAAGTTGTGTATTGAAGGTGGAAGTAATGGCGGGCTGCTGGTTGGAGCTTGCATAAATAAG AGGTCCGATCTTTTTGGTTGTGCACTGGCTCATGTTGGTGTTATGGATATGCTACGGTTCCACAAGTTTACCATAG GTCATGCCTGGACTTCGGATTTTGGCTGCTCTGACAAGGAGGAAGAGTTCCATTGGTTAATTGA GTACTCGCCTTTACACAATGTCAAGAGACCATGGGAACAACATGCAACCCAACCTCACCAATACCCATGTACAATGCTATTGACCGCGGATCATGACGACCGAGTTGTACCATTACACTCGTTGAAATTTTTGGCG ACACTGCAATATGTTCTGAGCACAAGTTTGGAGAAGAGCCCACAGACAAATCCGATTATTGGTCGCATTGAGTGCAAGGCAGGGCATGGAGCTGGACGTCCAACCCAGAAAATG ATTGATGAAGCAGCTGACCGGTACAGTTTCATGGCTAAGATGTTGGGTGCATCATGGATAGAGTAG
- the LOC126633572 gene encoding rop guanine nucleotide exchange factor 1-like isoform X1, producing MGSIGVSTEDDELEQLSERFDSYSLSADVSESESSSGFSCRQYGRQAPAASASLTSSPPSGPDFADIFYSQRPPMQFVLPAVGGRHVVLPPSMTEKPRTKLSEVELMKERFAKLLLGEDMSGGGKGVCTALAISNAITNLSATVFGELWKLEPLAPQKKAMWCREMDWLLSVSDSIVELIPSVQDFPGGGTFEVMVTRPRSDLYVNLPALKKLDAMLLSILDGFHDSEFYYVDRGIIVPDSDDGALSFSSGRPSTRQEEKWWLPFPKVPSNGLSENVRKTLQQCRECTNQILKAAMAINSSVLAEMETPDAYLESLPKSGKACLGEIIYRFIAADRFSPECLLDNLDLSSEYTTLEIANRIEAAAHIWKQKHVKPHLTRVNSAKSSWGGKVKGFVSDIEKSKLLGYRTDTLLQNLKRRFPGLPQTALDMNKIQHNRDVGQSILESYSRVMESIAFNIMARIDDLLYVDDATKQRAAAESMSLYDQGRIGGTLPKQKRISPSPFSIHRTSSITLPALDPAVNQIGRSPGGRTHNKQTTKSNFSDALEDKLEKLIF from the exons ATGGGGAGCATCGGCGTCTCGACCGAGGATGATGAGTTGGAGCAGTTGAGCGAGCGCTTCGACAGTTACAGCTTGAGTGCCGACGTCAGCGAGTCCGAAAGCTCCAGTGGCTTTTCCTGTCGGCAGTACGGTCGCCAAGCTCCTGCTGCTTCCGCTTCTCTCACTTCTTCGCCTCCATCTGGACCCGACTTCGCTGACATTTTTTATTCTCAGCGGCCGCCCATGCAGTTTGTTTTGCCGGCGGTAGGTGGACGACATGTCGTCCTTCCGCCGTCTATGACGGAGAAACCCCGGACCAAGTTGTCCG AAGTTGAATTGATGAAGGAGCGGTTTGCAAAGCTTCTGCTTGGAGAAGATATGTCCGGCGGAGGCAAGGGAGTCTGTACTGCGCTTGCTATTTCCAATGCAATCACAAATCTTTCTG CCACCGTATTTGGGGAGTTGTGGAAGTTGGAGCCTCTGGCTCCCCAGAAGAAGGCAATGTGGTGCCGAGAGATGGATTGGCTTTTGTCTGTAAGTGATTCTATTGTTGAGCTCATACCATCAGTACAAGATTTCCCTGGTGGTGGGACCTTTGAGGTTATGGTCACTCGGCCACGCTCTGATCTGTATGTAAACCTCCCGGCACTCAAGAAACTGGATGCAATGCTGCTTAGCATTCTTGACGGATTCCACGATTCTGAGTTTTACTATGTTGACCGAGGAATAATTGTTCCTGATTCTGATGATGGTGCCTTGTCTTTCTCTTCCGGCAGACCATCTACTAGGCAAGAAGAGAAGTGGTGGCTTCCATTCCCTAAGGTCCCCTCAAATGGTCTGTCGGAAAATGTGAGAAAGACTTTGCAACAGTGTCGGGAATGCACAAATCAGATCCTTAAGGCTGCAATGGCCATCAATAGTAGTGTGCTAGCTGAAATGGAAACCCCAGATGCTTACTTGGAGAGTTTACCCAAG AGTGGGAAAGCTTGTTTAGGCGAAATCATTTACCGTTTTATAGCTGCTGATCGGTTTTCCCCAGAATGTCTTCTTGATAACTTGGACCTCTCATCAGAATACACCACTCTAGAAATAGCAAACAGGATTGAGGCTGCCGCACACATTTGGAAGCAGAAGCATGTGAAACCCCATCTAACTCGTGTAAATTCTGCAAAGTCATCCTGGGGTGGAAAGGTCAAAGGCTTTGTCAGTGACATAGAAAAGAGTAAGCTTCTCGGATATAGGACGGATACCCTCTTACAGAATCTGAAGAGACGGTTCCCTGGCCTCCCACAGACTGCTCTGGACATGAACAAGATTCAGCACAACAGG GATGTGGGGCAGTCAATCCTTGAGAGCTACTCTAGGGTGATGGAAAGCATAGCCTTCAACATAATGGCGAGGATAGATGATCTACTATACGTAGATGATGCCACCAAACAGCGGGCAGCTGCAGAGTCTATGTCCCTGTATGACCAGGGAAGGATTGGTGGCACATTGCCAAAACAGAAGCGGATATCACCCAGTCCCTTCTCAATTCACCGTACCTCTTCAATTACATTGCCAGCATTGGATCCTGCTGTGAATCAGATAGGTAGAAGCCCCGGTGGAAGGACACAtaataaacaaacaacgaagAGTAATTTCAGCGACGCGCTGGAAGACAAATTAGAAAAATTAATCTTCTGA
- the LOC126633572 gene encoding rop guanine nucleotide exchange factor 1-like isoform X2 has product MQFVLPAVGRRRVVLPPSMTEKPQTKLSEVELMKERFAKLLLGEDMSGGGKGVCTALAISNAITNLSATVFGELWKLEPLAPQKKAMWCREMDWLLSVSDSIVELIPSVQDFPGGGTFEVMVTRPRSDLYVNLPALKKLDAMLLSILDGFHDSEFYYVDRGIIVPDSDDGALSFSSGRPSTRQEEKWWLPFPKVPSNGLSENVRKTLQQCRECTNQILKAAMAINSSVLAEMETPDAYLESLPKSGKACLGEIIYRFIAADRFSPECLLDNLDLSSEYTTLEIANRIEAAAHIWKQKHVKPHLTRVNSAKSSWGGKVKGFVSDIEKSKLLGYRTDTLLQNLKRRFPGLPQTALDMNKIQHNRDVGQSILESYSRVMESIAFNIMARIDDLLYVDDATKQRAAAESMSLYDQGRIGGTLPKQKRISPSPFSIHRTSSITLPALDPAVNQIGRSPGGRTHNKQTTKSNFSDALEDKLEKLIF; this is encoded by the exons ATGCAGTTTGTTTTGCCGGCGGTAGGTAGACGACGTGTCGTCCTTCCGCCGTCTATGACGGAGAAACCCCAGACCAAGTTGTCCG AAGTTGAATTGATGAAGGAGCGGTTTGCAAAGCTTCTGCTTGGAGAAGATATGTCCGGCGGAGGCAAGGGAGTCTGTACTGCGCTTGCTATTTCCAATGCAATCACAAATCTTTCTG CCACCGTATTTGGGGAGTTGTGGAAGTTGGAGCCTCTGGCTCCCCAGAAGAAGGCAATGTGGTGCCGAGAGATGGATTGGCTTTTGTCTGTAAGTGATTCTATTGTTGAGCTCATACCATCAGTACAAGATTTCCCTGGTGGTGGGACCTTTGAGGTTATGGTCACTCGGCCACGCTCTGATCTGTATGTAAACCTCCCGGCACTCAAGAAACTGGATGCAATGCTGCTTAGCATTCTTGACGGATTCCACGATTCTGAGTTTTACTATGTTGACCGAGGAATAATTGTTCCTGATTCTGATGATGGTGCCTTGTCTTTCTCTTCCGGCAGACCATCTACTAGGCAAGAAGAGAAGTGGTGGCTTCCATTCCCTAAGGTCCCCTCAAATGGTCTGTCGGAAAATGTGAGAAAGACTTTGCAACAGTGTCGGGAATGCACAAATCAGATCCTTAAGGCTGCAATGGCCATCAATAGTAGTGTGCTAGCTGAAATGGAAACCCCAGATGCTTACTTGGAGAGTTTACCCAAG AGTGGGAAAGCTTGTTTAGGCGAAATCATTTACCGTTTTATAGCTGCTGATCGGTTTTCCCCAGAATGTCTTCTTGATAACTTGGACCTCTCATCAGAATACACCACTCTAGAAATAGCAAACAGGATTGAGGCTGCCGCACACATTTGGAAGCAGAAGCATGTGAAACCCCATCTAACTCGTGTAAATTCTGCAAAGTCATCCTGGGGTGGAAAGGTCAAAGGCTTTGTCAGTGACATAGAAAAGAGTAAGCTTCTCGGATATAGGACGGATACCCTCTTACAGAATCTGAAGAGACGGTTCCCTGGCCTCCCACAGACTGCTCTGGACATGAACAAGATTCAGCACAACAGG GATGTGGGGCAGTCAATCCTTGAGAGCTACTCTAGGGTGATGGAAAGCATAGCCTTCAACATAATGGCGAGGATAGATGATCTACTATACGTAGATGATGCCACCAAACAGCGGGCAGCTGCAGAGTCTATGTCCCTGTATGACCAGGGAAGGATTGGTGGCACATTGCCAAAACAGAAGCGGATATCACCCAGTCCCTTCTCAATTCACCGTACCTCTTCAATTACATTGCCAGCATTGGATCCTGCTGTGAATCAGATAGGTAGAAGCCCCGGTGGAAGGACACAtaataaacaaacaacgaagAGTAATTTCAGCGACGCGCTGGAAGACAAATTAGAAAAATTAATCTTCTGA